The following nucleotide sequence is from Salvia miltiorrhiza cultivar Shanhuang (shh) chromosome 7, IMPLAD_Smil_shh, whole genome shotgun sequence.
AGACTCTTCCAGTGTCAGTAATCTAAAATTTGACTCACTTAATGTTGCAGCGAAACTGGAAAGAGGACCAAGCTAAAGCTGACAGAAAAAAACCGGATGGCCAATTGAAAGGACAGGTTAGTGCTTTATTTTCTTATCACCTCCTGCAATTAAGTTGAAAAACTGAATACCTCAACTTTACAGCAAAAGTGGAAAAAATACCAAGCTGATGATGAAAGGAACAAAGCTGATGGTCAGCCAAAAGGACTAGTGAGTTATCTTCTGTGCTTAGAATTAGAGCCTATTCTTGATCCCTCTGGTTGTCATTTGATATTGACCTAAGTTGTCTATCCAGCTACACTGGAAGCTATCTTCCCAAAACAATGGGCTTGTTAAGGGAAAAAAGCATAAACGGCATAACCAGAATGATGACTTTCTTGAACTTCTAAATCAAAATGGTGATGTACGCAAGCAGCAAACTCAAAATGGTGATgtacataagcagcaaaatcaAAATGACGATATACATGAGCAGCTGACCCAAATGGGTGACAGATTAGAGCAGCCAAGCCTCAGTTTGCATGAAGAACCAGGTCAGAGTAGTCCATCCGTACAAGAACATACAAATCAAAACTGTGATGCATCAAAGCGATTAAATCACAAAAGTGCGGAGGATAATGAAGTTGTTCCAATTGAAATAAGGCCAGGACATATCCGCTTTGAACCTTTGGAGGAAGGTATTGCTTTCTGTCTGCGGCCAATTTATTTGGATTAAGGTTGTGATGACATTATAAACTTGGTTATTCTAATGAGGTGAATAGTTATGGGAGAGTTATTGCTCAATAATGTTAATCATGTTATCAACAATGTAGTTTCCAGCCTTCTAATTTTCGTTGCTAATATGACTAGCATTCGTTAGTTTTCTTCTCTCTTGTCACTAGTCTTTATTGTAGAGAAACACAGTGAACTAGGTTTAATAGTTCTTCAAGTTGAGAAGCCCAATTTTCTTTGTAAATTGTACCTGGAATTAAATACATCCTATATTATGCATCATCAACTTCATTAATCTGTGAATATGATATTAAAAGCAATATTAAGTTATTTCTCAGATGCTACTGTTCATAAAatgattttccaacaatttctcCCTTCATGTCCTGTCCTCACTGTTGGGAACAAAATCTTCTATACTGCACTTGGATATTCAAATTCTACTTGGATTTACATGATACACAGTGAGACTCTATTTTGTACATCTCATATGTGATTCTTTTTGTTGATGCAGAAGAAGCTGTGCAGCAAGATCATGCACCTCTGGTAATTTATGTTATGTATTAGGTGTTGGTTGCACAATATATTTCCATAATTTTATTTCCGTACCTGAGTTTTAGGATAATTTTCATGACATGATATTACTTCAGAACAAATGCCATGTATGAGATCATGCAACCAATATGTCCATCTTGGGTTTCCTTTAGGGGTGCCTGGACTCAAGGGATACAACCCGTGTGACACAGGGTCAGACTCATGTATGCAGCATAGGATGTTAGACAACGTGGAAGTTAACTTTCTTGGTTAAGCTGCCTAAGTATGTACTTTTTCAGGAACTTACAATTTTAGCCAACCTAATATGATCCATCAGGTTTGAGATAAGGAGATATAAGAAAATTTACCTTTTATTTGTGCTGGCGTTGTTAACATGGAACAAGGCTATACAATGTAATGAGCCTTTTGATAACGGTGTGGAGGAAAATATTTAGCTCAAGGTTTCGTTGAGTTGTTGATGGATGTCTGTTCTTGCAAACCATTTATCCTTAGTTTTGTTATTTCTGTCAGTTTTTCTTTCTCATTCAAATTGCTGACACGCTTCCTCGTGATGAATATGTTTCCATTAGGAAACCTTTAATTGGAATGGAATTACTAGCAAGAAGAAAGGCCAACAGTGGGGGAAGGAAAATCGTAGATTCACTCCTAGAAACGACTACAGAACAAACAAAGAGGATTGTGAAACACTGActaaagaaaaagagaaacaaCCAAAGGAGAGAATCAACTTTGATAAGCTTCCACTTCTTTCTGGCTCACCTAAGGTTGTTCCTTGATTTCTTTTAAGATCATTAACAGTAATGATTCCATGGCGTACGTTTTGAATTTCTTAATACTATTCAAGGAAGAAACTGACCTTAATCATCTGtctcttctttccttctttacaGAAAGGAGATCTCATTGCGTATCGGATTCTGGAATTATCATCAACATGGACCCCTGAGCTTTCTGCCCATCGAGTATAGTTCAACTATAGTTGAAGTGTTTTTTTCCCCTTGTTCTGTGACCATGATAAAAGGTTGTGAGACATCTTCTATTTTATAGGTTGGAAAGGTATCTTGGTACAACGTGGAATCCAACCAAACAATGTTATTGCCAGTTCCAGAATATCCAATCGTTTCTGAGGAAGATGATGAGGATGAAGCCGCTCAACTTGATAACTCCCTTTATAAAGAAGATGGGTCTTTGGAGGTAAGCAGTGTATCTGTGTATGCATGTAAAGTAAGCCTATTTTTATCATCTTCCTGCATGGAGATGTATGCCAGCAAAGCCTGATTCACCTTTGGTTACTAAGGCTGAATAACTATTTCTTATTGTTTCCACTGTGATCCATCTCTTGCAGGTTGATTTTTCGTCACTTATTGATGTCCGTGTCCTCACCAATGGGGGATCAAAACCGGACAATAAAACCGTTGCATGTGTGAATGAAGCATCTACAAGCAATGTAAATGCTCTGAAGACAGCATTGCCTGGCAGCAGTGGGGAACCGACAGCTGAACCCAGCCCAGGTATGATGTTTACTCATAATAAAGAGCCCACAAGTTATCTGCATCTGTGCATCCTAAATAATCCACCATCTGCAGATACTCAAGAATCAGACCAGGGTAAAGAGATGCAGCTGCCTAGTGGAGGTAAGTGCATTTATTGcactatatctatatattgtttatatatatatatatgtacacacAGTCCAACGACTCAATAATAACCTTGTTGTAGAAATTGGCGGGAGCGTCTGGGACCAATTGAGTGAGGCTCTGAATGCCAAAAAGGATCAACTATCCAAGGAAAATGGTTGGGGCAGTACCCCCAAGAAGGTGGTAGTCTCTCATGAGAATAGTTGGGGGAAGAATGCGAAAAAGGTACAACCATCACCTGGAAGTAACTGGGAAAAGAATTCCCAGAAACCACAGCCATCGCAGGGAAATAGTTGGTGCAAGCAAAATGCAGGCAGTAAATCATGGTCGTATAAAGCCCTGAGAGGCAGCGCACTTGGTCCAACGATGGCTATGCTGAGGTCGAAGAGGGATTCATGAGGGATCAGAACTAAAAGAAATTCGATTGTTGGACTTTTCGTGAAGCAATGGAACTTGTTGGCTTCAGTCTTTGCCAGTGGCGGTGAGGCTTTTTGCTTGTGTGATAGCGTACGTCATTGTCAATCCGTGTAAATGGCCGTCTGTTTGATGTAGCTCTCATCACTTATTGTGTAGGAAGCTAGTTCAACTTGTTAGATGGTTGCGCTGCTAACTTCACTTTCCAAGTTCCAACTAGTAGCTTGAGTTTCGCTAATTTTGCCTAGTTGGTTCTCTTTCCTACTGGCTTGATGGTTTCtttttctaaatatttttcGTGA
It contains:
- the LOC130995517 gene encoding coilin, giving the protein MDLGKRIRVVFKDDDILSETQKLEGFSRSWVLLEPPRHDAVSDLASHLLHAFQLHQSCPHGLLLSISGFVLPPFVSTSILKDNEIISVRKRKDILSIEGNKAANDVQKLKALEKRPVDGGVLLLANEEFEKEKGGYESDEEFEDDDEVPLEVVENSSGRNSNKKNRKRKVAESKDDDEVLLDVNEDSSGGHSRKKNRKRKAAEMLEGNKDKKHRSVVTGNGSSDVCKEKKDVAVAGNNVKNKDEPAKHSDKKDVEEPGEKRTVDVQEKDNETGDAKIAPKETKKARSRSARRKTEKRRWLREMAKIQKQNATCESEGLRNWKEDQAKADRKKPDGQLKGQQKWKKYQADDERNKADGQPKGLLHWKLSSQNNGLVKGKKHKRHNQNDDFLELLNQNGDVRKQQTQNGDVHKQQNQNDDIHEQLTQMGDRLEQPSLSLHEEPGQSSPSVQEHTNQNCDASKRLNHKSAEDNEVVPIEIRPGHIRFEPLEEEEAVQQDHAPLETFNWNGITSKKKGQQWGKENRRFTPRNDYRTNKEDCETLTKEKEKQPKERINFDKLPLLSGSPKKGDLIAYRILELSSTWTPELSAHRVGKVSWYNVESNQTMLLPVPEYPIVSEEDDEDEAAQLDNSLYKEDGSLEVDFSSLIDVRVLTNGGSKPDNKTVACVNEASTSNVNALKTALPGSSGEPTAEPSPDTQESDQGKEMQLPSGEIGGSVWDQLSEALNAKKDQLSKENGWGSTPKKVVVSHENSWGKNAKKVQPSPGSNWEKNSQKPQPSQGNSWCKQNAGSKSWSYKALRGSALGPTMAMLRSKRDS